One window from the genome of Streptomyces sp. NBC_00287 encodes:
- a CDS encoding small hydrophobic protein — MAGFGHGTRRHPRTRGRTWSRSGPDRATLGIIGTICAVAGFFALGIVLGPLAIVCGWLAMNRTWSGARPVPALIAVVLGAIDTLLALIWLAGSATPGNGLL, encoded by the coding sequence ATGGCGGGCTTCGGACACGGCACGCGCAGGCACCCCCGTACACGTGGCCGGACGTGGTCACGGTCCGGGCCGGACCGCGCGACACTCGGCATCATCGGCACCATCTGCGCGGTGGCGGGCTTCTTCGCCCTGGGCATCGTCCTCGGCCCCCTGGCCATCGTCTGCGGCTGGCTGGCAATGAACCGAACGTGGTCCGGCGCCCGCCCGGTCCCGGCGCTGATAGCGGTGGTACTGGGCGCGATAGACACGCTCCTGGCTTTGATCTGGCTGGCGGGCTCGGCGACACCGGGCAACGGCTTGCTCTAA